In Sulfuriferula plumbiphila, the genomic window GAAGCCGGGGCGGCAGATGCCCGAATAGATAAGTGTTAAAAAACCCGACACGCGTCCAACTGGCCATGACCCAGCGCATGAAGTGTGCTGTCAGCGGGTCAACCCCGACGGCCTGGCCGGGAATCTTGTCGGTGCTGAATTGGGCTCCCCATTCGATGACGGACTTGTGGACTGCGTAGGCTTCGGGGATGGTGAGGCGCACCTTGGCGTTGTCGAACATGAGCCTGGCCAGGCGCCAACGCTGGGCAAAACCTTCATACCAGATCACGGAATAGCCTTCAGGCAAGGAACCGGCGAGGGCCTGTTTTTGCTCGCCGCTCAGGGGCCGGGTGGACATGGGGCGGCGCTGGACCACGCGCGTTTCAATGCAGGGCAGCAAGGGATCGGGCGTCATGCCCGCTTCTGGCCGGAAGCGCACATCGAACAACAAGTGGGTTTCCGGCGTGTCGGGCCGGCGCTGGATGGTGGCTGAGCGCCCCGTGGCGCTGGCGGCGATGGCCATGGTTTCCAGCAGCGCACCGATGGCCAGCTGGCTGGCGTGACCATCCAGGTCATAAACCACATGGTCGCGGGTATCGAGACCGTGTACCAGAATGTGTTCGTCGCCGAGAATCTCGAAACGCCACGGCTGAGTGTTGTCGCCGCTGGGTGCCCAGCGTGCCAGATCCAGGATGCGTTCAAGGTGTTGCGCAATGGCATTCATCCTAGATTCCCAGTTGATGACGGGCGATGGCAATGGCCAGCCGGTTAAAAGGGTGGCGGTTGCCGCCCGGCCGCCAGGTATGCGCCAGCTTGTTGCGGTAGCCATCGAACTGGATGCCGTGGGGAGCCGCCCAGACCTTGCCGCGGTCGAGCAATATCTTGAGAGCTTCGCTGGCAGCCACGCCGGCACAGAGCTGGCAGGCCATGATGGTGGAGGGGCCGCGACGTTCCTTGAGATTGACGCGGGTCTTGTCCGCCAGGTAATGGCGGTGCAACAGGGCGGGGGCAAGGCCGACCAGAAAGCGCACGGCTTTTTCCAGTTCGGATCGACCGTCCAGCTGGAAGTAGTCTTCGAAGCTCATGCCGCCGGGCAGGAAATTGAGCAGTGCGGCGCTCATGCCGAGGGGGGCGACGGTAACCGCAGGGATGCCGTGTTGGGCACAATGCGCGAAAACCCGCTCGCGCGCGTCAAAGGCGAAGAAGTCGAGGCCATCGATATAGAGATCCACGTCCCGGAAGAAGGCCTGGAGATTGTCCTCGTTCACGCCTTGCGGGTAAATGGCCAGGTCGGATTCGGGGTTGATGTCCCGCGCCATTGCGGCCAGGACTTCAACTTTGGGACGTTCCAGGCTGCTCATGCCGGCGCCGGCCTGGCGATTGAAGTTGGCAAGCTCGAACGTGTCGAGGTCGGCGATATTGAATTTTCCGACGCCTAGCCGGGCGAGGGTCAACAGATGGAAACCGCCGACGCCACCCATACCGGCGATGGCTACCCGCTTGTGCCGCAAGCGCTGCTGTTCATCAGGGGTAACCCAGCCGATATTGCGTGAAAATGCAGTTTGATAGGAGAAGCCGGACATAGCCAGAACCGTTGCATAACGGGACAGTATAGAGTGCGCCCGCCCGGGTGTCAGCTATCGGTTCCGTGCAACAGGCGCTGGGTGATTCCCTCTTCATCCAGCTTTGAAAATCCATACGGGTACAAGGATTTTTCGCCGGGCGGCTTGTGCGCCACCCCCCCCAGCTTTTCGATCTGCTGCCTGGCATAGGACAAATCCAGTCGCAGCAGCACTGCCGGCGCATTGACGCGATTGCACATGCGCTCCCCGCCTAACAGTTCAAAACCCAGCATGCGCCGGTAAAATCCCACATGGCGGGGATTCACTTCGATCACAAAATCAGTTCCCTGGTGGATATTGTGGCCATAGATGAAAGAGATATGAAACAGCGCAGCGAGAACGGGCTTGGAACCCAGTCCTT contains:
- a CDS encoding ThiF family adenylyltransferase, which translates into the protein MSGFSYQTAFSRNIGWVTPDEQQRLRHKRVAIAGMGGVGGFHLLTLARLGVGKFNIADLDTFELANFNRQAGAGMSSLERPKVEVLAAMARDINPESDLAIYPQGVNEDNLQAFFRDVDLYIDGLDFFAFDARERVFAHCAQHGIPAVTVAPLGMSAALLNFLPGGMSFEDYFQLDGRSELEKAVRFLVGLAPALLHRHYLADKTRVNLKERRGPSTIMACQLCAGVAASEALKILLDRGKVWAAPHGIQFDGYRNKLAHTWRPGGNRHPFNRLAIAIARHQLGI
- a CDS encoding nitroreductase family protein; the encoded protein is MNAIAQHLERILDLARWAPSGDNTQPWRFEILGDEHILVHGLDTRDHVVYDLDGHASQLAIGALLETMAIAASATGRSATIQRRPDTPETHLLFDVRFRPEAGMTPDPLLPCIETRVVQRRPMSTRPLSGEQKQALAGSLPEGYSVIWYEGFAQRWRLARLMFDNAKVRLTIPEAYAVHKSVIEWGAQFSTDKIPGQAVGVDPLTAHFMRWVMASWTRVGFFNTYLFGHLPPRLQLDLLPGLRCGAHFALIAPAPLLSVDDYIAAGRAMQRFWLTATRLGWLIQPEMTPVIFTRYHRQGLIFTETQTALGEVGWLNERLDRLLGTGRIERVFFMGRIGAGPRPWARSTRKKTDDLILNSG